A DNA window from Porites lutea chromosome 6, jaPorLute2.1, whole genome shotgun sequence contains the following coding sequences:
- the LOC140941681 gene encoding uncharacterized protein, which translates to MPGSDMAGKTKLTERHLLNFPSDVHASVRKEDQVTAGSSLLNFMNLASGNVKTALEKPANFKRNINHRRYLQKQLRNYAKRKPSELTLKKPKDVFKHKGNNQTGDKHGVSRNSSRQEGNSKKSDKGVEAVHRVKPSLRERNLPQSFWQEPVIEDSTQTYLYSFYPFHTSRAGESEDPYNPAFEAYFEGWNECVAREIPVEELSPSAESVPSVSSDEAICDDFLTGEELTQSIDIKDLYVPELYITDRSPREHIQGEGIYLAPVSPTQYVLTPTTSSDQAYFNFSFDQDPSGLPPFAMAFLSPGSQY; encoded by the coding sequence ATGCCTGGCTCAGACATGGCCGGAAAAACAAAGTTAACCGAACGCCACCTGCTCAACTTTCCCAGTGATGTTCATGCCTCCGTTCGAAAGGAAGACCAAGTCACAGCTGGAAGTTCTCTACTTAACTTCATGAACTTGGCTTCCGGAAATGTGAAGACCGCCCTGGAAAAGCCAGCAAACTTCAAAAGAAACATAAACCACCGGAGATATCTTCAAAAACAGCTGCGGAACTATGCAAAGCGGAAGCCGAGTGAGCTTACCTTGAAGAAACCTAAGGACGTTTTTAAACATAAAGGTAACAACCAGACCGGTGACAAACATGGCGTGTCAAGGAATTCGTCGAGGCAAGAAGGAAATTCCAAAAAATCAGACAAAGGCGTTGAAGCTGTCCACCGCGTAAAACCTTCACTGCGAGAGAGAAACCTTCCGCAGTCATTCTGGCAGGAGCCTGTGATCGAGGACAGCACGCAAACTTACTTGTACTCGTTTTATCCATTTCACACTAGCAGGGCCGGAGAGTCGGAAGATCCTTACAATCCAGCCTTCGAGGCCTACTTTGAAGGTTGGAACGAATGCGTAGCACGAGAAATTCCCGTGGAGGAGTTGTCCCCGAGTGCCGAGTCTGTGCCCTCCGTTTCATCAGATGAAGCCATTTGCGATGATTTCTTGACTGGAGAGGAACTTACTCAAAGCATTGACATTAAAGACTTATATGTACCTGAACTTTATATCACGGACAGAAGCCCTCGCGAACACATACAGGGTGAGGGTATATATCTTGCTCCTGTATCACCTACTCAGTATGTTCTCACTCCAACAACATCCTCAGATCAagcttattttaatttttcctttgatCAGGACCCTTCAGGTCTACCACCTTTCGCCATGGCTTTTCTCAGTCCAGGATCAcaatattaa
- the LOC140941782 gene encoding uncharacterized protein isoform X2 has protein sequence MSLRRENTAPPRFYGTSLAKRQPRASFTPPQQTAHQVIRRGSLGVIQSNSAEKKLLFSKRSNSLGGANDDYSPTKLDFQSLKKRPSLLGTGKLKSGNKETEAISNRAEKHSMVILGAGGVGKTALVVRFVTGRFLNEYDPTLEMVYEKDVPIGESIVSLDILDTAGNAEASYIRNGEGFIVVYSINDHYSFEVARQMVKLIKEVRKSDSECQVPVILVGNKRDLRRGRQVRFTKKTRLKSQGSSGTNGFLSTVRQLFSPQRRSSLPSS, from the exons ATGTCTTTACGACGAGAAAATACGGCACCTCCGCGGTTCTACGGAACTTCACTGGCTAAGCGTCAGCCAAGAGCCAGCTTCACGCCACCACAGCAAACAGCTCACCAAGTCATTCGTCGTGGAAGTTTAGGGGTGATACAGTCAAACTCTGCAGAGAAAAAGCTGCTTTTCAGCAAAAGAAGCAATAGTCTTGGTGGTGCAAACGATGATTACAGCCCAACCAAACTAGACTTTCAGTCTTTGAAGAAACGGCCTAGTCTTTTGGGAACAGGCAAGTTAAAATCCGGGAACAAAGAGACGGAAGCTATTTCTAACAGAGCCGAGAAACATTCTATGGTAATCCTGGGAGCAGGAGGCGTGGGCAAAACAG CCTTGGTGGTTCGGTTCGTGACTGGTCGTTTTCTCAATGAATACGATCCAACCCTCG AGATGGTGTACGAAAAGGATGTACCCATTGGAGAGAGCATTGTGTCACTGGATATTCTAGATACAGCCGGCAAT GCTGAAGCGTCGTACATACGAAATGGTGAGGGATTTATTGTCGTGTACTCAATTAACGATCATTACAGCTTTGAAGTGGCAAGGCAAATGGTCAAACTCATCAAAGAGGTCCGAAAATCAGACAGCGAATGCCAGGTGCCTGTGATACTTGTGGGAAACAAGCGAGATTTACGTCGAGGTAGACAG GTCAGATTCACGAAAAAAACTCGACTAAAAAGCCAGGGATCTTCTGGTACCAATGGATTTCTCAGCACGGTTCGTCAGTTGTTCAGCCCGCAGCGGAGAAGCAGTTTGCCAAGCTCCTGA
- the LOC140941782 gene encoding ras-related protein Rap-2a-like isoform X1, with product MSLRRENTAPPRFYGTSLAKRQPRASFTPPQQTAHQVIRRGSLGVIQSNSAEKKLLFSKRSNSLGGANDDYSPTKLDFQSLKKRPSLLGTGKLKSGNKETEAISNRAEKHSMVILGAGGVGKTALVVRFVTGRFLNEYDPTLEMVYEKDVPIGESIVSLDILDTAGNAEASYIRNGEGFIVVYSINDHYSFEVARQMVKLIKEVRKSDSECQVPVILVGNKRDLRRGRQVSKEEARETASEFCCSHYETSALTNRNVQMVFFNMVFQVRFTKKTRLKSQGSSGTNGFLSTVRQLFSPQRRSSLPSS from the exons ATGTCTTTACGACGAGAAAATACGGCACCTCCGCGGTTCTACGGAACTTCACTGGCTAAGCGTCAGCCAAGAGCCAGCTTCACGCCACCACAGCAAACAGCTCACCAAGTCATTCGTCGTGGAAGTTTAGGGGTGATACAGTCAAACTCTGCAGAGAAAAAGCTGCTTTTCAGCAAAAGAAGCAATAGTCTTGGTGGTGCAAACGATGATTACAGCCCAACCAAACTAGACTTTCAGTCTTTGAAGAAACGGCCTAGTCTTTTGGGAACAGGCAAGTTAAAATCCGGGAACAAAGAGACGGAAGCTATTTCTAACAGAGCCGAGAAACATTCTATGGTAATCCTGGGAGCAGGAGGCGTGGGCAAAACAG CCTTGGTGGTTCGGTTCGTGACTGGTCGTTTTCTCAATGAATACGATCCAACCCTCG AGATGGTGTACGAAAAGGATGTACCCATTGGAGAGAGCATTGTGTCACTGGATATTCTAGATACAGCCGGCAAT GCTGAAGCGTCGTACATACGAAATGGTGAGGGATTTATTGTCGTGTACTCAATTAACGATCATTACAGCTTTGAAGTGGCAAGGCAAATGGTCAAACTCATCAAAGAGGTCCGAAAATCAGACAGCGAATGCCAGGTGCCTGTGATACTTGTGGGAAACAAGCGAGATTTACGTCGAGGTAGACAGGTCAGTAAAGAGGAGGCCAGGGAGACTGCCAGTGAATTCTGTTGCTCGCATTATGAGACATCAGCCCTTACCAATAGGAACGTTCAAATGGTGTTCTTTAACATGGTGTTCCAGGTCAGATTCACGAAAAAAACTCGACTAAAAAGCCAGGGATCTTCTGGTACCAATGGATTTCTCAGCACGGTTCGTCAGTTGTTCAGCCCGCAGCGGAGAAGCAGTTTGCCAAGCTCCTGA